Proteins encoded by one window of Sinorhizobium arboris LMG 14919:
- a CDS encoding alpha-glucosidase/alpha-galactosidase — MTRQPRITFIGAGSTVFMKNIIGDILQRPALSAATIALMDVNPERLAESEIVAGKLVRTLGVNAKIESHSNQRKALEGADFVVVAFQIGGYEPCTVTDFEVPKKYGLRQTIADTLGVGGIMRGLRTVPHLWKICQDMLEVCPEAILLQYVNPMAINTWAIAEKYPAIKQVGLCHSVQGTAYELARDLDIPLEEIRYRAAGINHMAFYLKFEHRQKDGGYRDLYPDLMRGYREGRFPKPSHWNPRCPNRVRYEMLTRLGYFVTESSEHFAEYTPYFIKEGRPDLIEKFGIPLDEYPKRCVEQIERWKGQAAAFKEAETIEVAESREYASSIMNSVWTGEPSVIYGNLRNNGCITSLPENCAAEVPCLVDSSGIQPTYIGALPPQLTALIRTNINVQELTVQALVTENREHLYHAAMMDPHTAAELDLDQIWSLVDDLLAAHRDWIPEWARVTKKVAAA; from the coding sequence ATGACGAGACAACCCAGGATTACTTTCATCGGCGCCGGTTCCACCGTTTTCATGAAGAACATCATCGGCGATATCTTGCAGCGGCCGGCGCTTTCGGCCGCGACCATCGCGTTGATGGACGTCAATCCCGAGCGGCTCGCCGAAAGCGAGATCGTCGCCGGCAAACTGGTGCGCACTCTTGGCGTCAATGCCAAGATCGAATCCCATTCGAACCAGCGCAAGGCATTGGAGGGAGCGGATTTCGTCGTCGTCGCCTTCCAGATCGGCGGCTATGAGCCCTGCACCGTCACCGACTTCGAAGTGCCGAAGAAATACGGCCTGCGCCAGACAATTGCCGACACGCTGGGCGTCGGCGGCATCATGCGCGGGCTGCGCACCGTGCCGCATCTCTGGAAGATCTGCCAGGACATGCTCGAGGTGTGCCCCGAGGCGATCCTCCTGCAATATGTGAATCCGATGGCGATAAACACCTGGGCGATCGCCGAGAAATATCCGGCGATCAAGCAGGTGGGCCTCTGCCATTCGGTGCAGGGCACGGCATACGAACTTGCCCGCGACCTCGACATCCCGCTCGAGGAAATCCGCTACCGCGCCGCCGGCATCAACCACATGGCGTTCTATCTGAAGTTCGAGCATCGTCAGAAGGACGGCGGCTATCGCGACCTCTATCCGGACCTGATGCGCGGCTACCGCGAGGGGCGCTTCCCCAAGCCCAGCCACTGGAACCCGCGCTGCCCCAACAGGGTGCGCTACGAAATGCTGACGCGGCTCGGTTATTTCGTCACCGAGAGTTCGGAGCATTTCGCCGAGTACACGCCATACTTCATCAAGGAAGGGCGCCCCGATCTGATCGAGAAATTCGGCATTCCGCTCGATGAATATCCGAAGCGTTGCGTCGAGCAGATCGAGCGCTGGAAGGGACAGGCGGCCGCCTTCAAGGAGGCGGAGACGATCGAAGTCGCGGAGAGCCGTGAATATGCCTCCTCGATCATGAACTCGGTCTGGACCGGCGAACCTTCGGTGATCTACGGCAACCTCCGGAACAATGGCTGCATCACCTCGCTGCCGGAAAACTGCGCGGCGGAAGTGCCCTGCCTCGTCGATTCATCCGGTATCCAACCGACCTATATCGGCGCCTTGCCGCCGCAACTTACGGCGCTGATCCGCACCAACATCAACGTCCAGGAGCTGACGGTCCAGGCGCTCGTCACCGAAAACCGCGAGCACCTCTATCACGCGGCGATGATGGATCCGCATACCGCCGCCGAGCTCGACCTCGACCAGATCTGGTCTCTTGTGGACGATCTCCTCGCGGCGCACCGCGACTGGATCCCGGAATGGGCCCGCGTGACGAAGAAGGTAGCGGCCGCCTGA
- a CDS encoding DUF992 domain-containing protein, with amino-acid sequence MIDRFRNLIRATIGGLAFSAVAVSGAMAEETKQQAQAEFVKRGTLSCDVAAGVGLVLGSSKALDCVFEADGQKAPQKYTGTIDKLGLDIGITAESRLVWAVYAKPKTKLKGALAGNYSGLSAEFAAGLGLGAKSLVGAKKEIALQPLKIDGQTGLNVAVGVASVKLTPAK; translated from the coding sequence ATGATTGACCGATTCCGTAACCTGATCCGCGCGACGATTGGCGGCCTCGCTTTCAGCGCTGTCGCAGTGTCCGGCGCGATGGCCGAGGAGACCAAGCAACAGGCTCAGGCCGAGTTCGTGAAGCGCGGAACGCTCTCGTGCGACGTCGCAGCAGGCGTGGGTCTGGTGCTGGGTTCGTCGAAGGCGCTGGATTGCGTTTTCGAGGCAGACGGTCAGAAGGCACCGCAAAAATATACCGGTACGATCGACAAGCTGGGACTTGATATCGGCATAACGGCTGAAAGCCGCCTGGTGTGGGCGGTTTACGCGAAGCCGAAAACCAAGCTCAAGGGTGCGCTTGCCGGCAACTATTCCGGCCTCTCCGCCGAGTTTGCGGCCGGACTGGGCCTGGGGGCGAAATCCCTGGTCGGCGCGAAAAAGGAAATCGCGCTGCAGCCGCTGAAGATCGATGGTCAGACGGGGCTGAACGTCGCTGTTGGAGTTGCCAGTGTGAAGTTGACGCCGGCGAAATAA
- the paaX gene encoding phenylacetic acid degradation operon negative regulatory protein PaaX, whose amino-acid sequence MQANGKNSEEQGSRIIRAILDETPLRAASFIVTIYGDVVEPRGGAIWIGNLIEICADVGISETLVRTAVSRLVAAGQLAGEREGRRSFYRLTDAARAEFAAAARVIFGPPEEASWRFVQLMGSSAEERMQMLERSGHARLSPRLAIGVRPFPNAIMPALVFRAELAQGASELKAFVSGCWDLAPHAQAYRRFLACFGKLADLSDGAAAITPEECLSARLLLVHQFRFVTLREPRLPAEVLPADWPGDEARRLFARLYRRLSPQADLHVARNFVTLTGPLPKATGATEDRLRMLCDEAASGKAGDLV is encoded by the coding sequence ATGCAGGCGAATGGTAAAAATTCGGAAGAGCAGGGCTCGAGGATCATCCGGGCAATTTTGGATGAAACGCCGCTCAGGGCCGCGAGTTTCATCGTCACCATTTACGGCGACGTGGTCGAGCCGCGCGGCGGCGCGATCTGGATCGGCAACCTGATCGAGATCTGCGCTGACGTCGGTATCAGCGAGACGCTTGTGAGAACCGCCGTGTCCCGTCTCGTCGCCGCCGGCCAGCTCGCCGGAGAACGGGAGGGACGGCGCAGCTTCTATCGGCTGACGGATGCCGCACGCGCGGAATTCGCCGCTGCGGCGCGGGTGATCTTCGGACCGCCGGAGGAAGCGAGCTGGCGCTTCGTGCAGCTGATGGGTTCGTCGGCCGAGGAGCGGATGCAGATGCTCGAGCGATCCGGTCATGCGCGCCTGAGCCCCCGGCTCGCAATCGGCGTGCGGCCGTTCCCGAACGCGATCATGCCCGCCCTTGTCTTCCGGGCGGAGCTTGCCCAAGGCGCGAGCGAGCTGAAGGCCTTTGTCTCCGGCTGCTGGGATCTGGCACCTCACGCACAGGCGTACCGGCGGTTCCTCGCCTGTTTCGGCAAGCTCGCCGATCTTTCGGATGGCGCTGCGGCGATTACTCCCGAGGAGTGCCTTTCCGCGCGCCTCCTCCTGGTACACCAGTTCCGCTTCGTCACGCTCCGCGAGCCGCGCCTGCCGGCGGAAGTTCTGCCCGCTGATTGGCCAGGCGACGAAGCCCGCCGCCTGTTCGCCCGTCTTTATCGCCGGCTGTCTCCCCAGGCGGACCTGCATGTCGCACGGAACTTCGTCACGCTCACGGGGCCGCTGCCGAAGGCGACCGGGGCGACGGAGGACCGGCTTCGGATGCTGTGCGACGAAGCTGCGTCCGGGAAGGCAGGAGACCTCGTTTAA
- the paaA gene encoding 1,2-phenylacetyl-CoA epoxidase subunit PaaA: MYAQTVKTGAPRVKTPEEMDPQERAFQERIDAGQKIEPKEWMPEGYRKTLIRQISQHAHSEIVGQLPEGNWITRAPTLERKAILLAKVQDEAGHGLYLYCAAETLGVSRDTLYEQLHSGKAKYSSIFNYPTLSWADIGAIGWLVDGAAIMNQVPLQRCSYGPYSRAMIRICKEESFHQRQGYDILIKMMKGTPAQKAMVQDALDRWWWPSLMMFGPADDASVHSAQSMAWKIKQNSNDELRQKFVDQTVPQAGFLGLTIPDPDLKWNEEKGGYDFGEPDWDEFFEVVAGNGPCNAERLGARRKAWEDGAWFRDGVTAHAEKAARRAQPVAAE; this comes from the coding sequence ATGTATGCTCAAACGGTGAAGACGGGCGCCCCCAGGGTCAAGACACCCGAGGAGATGGACCCGCAGGAACGCGCTTTCCAGGAGCGGATCGACGCGGGTCAGAAGATCGAGCCAAAGGAATGGATGCCCGAAGGCTATCGCAAGACGCTCATCCGCCAGATCAGCCAGCACGCCCATTCCGAGATCGTCGGCCAGCTCCCGGAAGGCAACTGGATCACCCGAGCGCCGACGCTCGAGCGCAAGGCGATCCTGCTCGCCAAGGTTCAGGACGAGGCGGGGCATGGTCTATATCTCTACTGCGCCGCCGAGACGCTGGGAGTAAGCCGCGACACCCTTTACGAGCAGCTTCACTCGGGCAAGGCCAAGTATTCGTCGATCTTCAATTATCCGACGCTCAGCTGGGCCGATATCGGTGCCATCGGTTGGCTGGTCGACGGTGCGGCCATCATGAACCAGGTGCCGCTGCAGCGCTGTTCCTACGGCCCTTATTCGCGCGCGATGATCCGCATCTGCAAGGAGGAGAGCTTCCATCAGCGCCAGGGCTACGACATCCTGATCAAGATGATGAAAGGCACCCCTGCCCAGAAGGCCATGGTGCAGGACGCGCTGGACCGCTGGTGGTGGCCGTCGCTGATGATGTTCGGCCCTGCGGACGACGCCTCGGTCCATTCGGCCCAGTCGATGGCCTGGAAGATCAAGCAGAACTCGAACGACGAACTCAGACAGAAATTCGTCGACCAGACCGTACCGCAGGCCGGATTTCTCGGACTGACCATCCCCGACCCGGATCTGAAGTGGAACGAGGAAAAGGGCGGCTACGATTTCGGCGAGCCGGACTGGGACGAATTTTTCGAAGTGGTCGCCGGCAATGGCCCCTGTAATGCCGAGCGCCTCGGTGCGCGCAGAAAGGCCTGGGAGGACGGCGCCTGGTTCCGGGATGGCGTGACGGCGCATGCCGAAAAGGCCGCACGTCGCGCGCAGCCGGTCGCCGCGGAATGA
- the paaB gene encoding 1,2-phenylacetyl-CoA epoxidase subunit PaaB, translating to MSSEWPLWEVFIRGQHGLNHRHVGSLHAPDAEMAINNARDVYTRRNEGVSIWVVRSSDIAASAPSEKGPLFEPANAKVYRHPTFFDIPDEAGHM from the coding sequence ATGTCCAGCGAGTGGCCCCTCTGGGAGGTCTTCATCCGCGGCCAGCACGGCCTGAACCACCGCCACGTGGGAAGCCTGCATGCGCCCGATGCCGAAATGGCGATCAACAACGCCCGCGACGTCTACACCCGCCGCAACGAGGGCGTCAGCATCTGGGTGGTGCGTTCGAGCGACATAGCGGCAAGTGCGCCCTCGGAAAAGGGTCCATTGTTCGAGCCTGCGAATGCGAAGGTCTATCGCCACCCGACTTTCTTCGACATTCCGGATGAGGCGGGGCACATGTGA
- the paaC gene encoding 1,2-phenylacetyl-CoA epoxidase subunit PaaC has protein sequence MVQPTAMEAAVDRAALFEFLLGMGDNVLILGHRLSEWCGHGPALEEDIALANTALDLIGQTQLWLGLAGEVEGRGRSADDLAYLRDTRDFRNLLITERPNGDYGRTLMRQFLFDAWHYLALKVLRSSCEPRIAGIAEKASKEAAYHLERSRDLVIRLGDGTAESHARMQEALDELWPYTGEMFVSEAHDAALAAAGVALEPDSLKAEWDAVIAGALRAATLEKPEDGYMHRGGKRGLHTEHLGYVLAEMQFLQRAYPGASW, from the coding sequence ATGGTTCAGCCAACCGCCATGGAAGCTGCCGTCGACCGGGCCGCGCTTTTCGAGTTCCTGCTCGGCATGGGCGACAATGTGCTGATCCTCGGCCATCGGCTTTCGGAATGGTGCGGCCATGGCCCGGCTCTCGAAGAAGATATCGCGCTCGCCAACACGGCGCTCGACCTCATAGGCCAGACGCAGCTCTGGCTCGGCCTTGCAGGCGAGGTCGAGGGAAGGGGCCGCAGCGCGGACGACCTTGCCTATCTCCGCGATACGCGCGACTTCCGCAACCTGCTGATCACCGAACGGCCGAACGGCGATTACGGCAGGACGCTGATGCGCCAGTTCCTGTTCGATGCATGGCACTATCTCGCACTGAAGGTCCTTCGCAGCTCCTGCGAGCCGCGCATCGCCGGGATCGCCGAGAAGGCGTCGAAGGAGGCGGCCTACCATCTCGAACGGAGCCGCGACCTTGTGATCCGCCTTGGCGACGGAACCGCGGAAAGCCACGCCCGCATGCAGGAGGCGCTGGACGAGCTCTGGCCCTATACCGGCGAGATGTTCGTGAGCGAGGCGCACGACGCGGCCCTTGCAGCTGCCGGCGTAGCACTGGAGCCGGACAGCCTCAAGGCCGAATGGGACGCGGTCATCGCCGGGGCACTCCGCGCGGCGACGCTCGAAAAACCGGAGGACGGTTACATGCACAGGGGCGGCAAGCGCGGCCTCCATACGGAGCATCTCGGTTATGTGCTCGCCGAGATGCAGTTCCTGCAGCGCGCCTATCCCGGCGCCAGCTGGTAG
- the paaD gene encoding 1,2-phenylacetyl-CoA epoxidase subunit PaaD, with translation MATAIRPSIADVWHWLSQVPDPEIPVISVVDLGIVRRVAWDGETLVVTVTPTYSGCPATAVINLDIERRLKENGIDNVRLERQLSPAWTTDWISAEGREKLESYGIAAPVDGTGAEGRLSKRIESLTGGAVLMVSCPRCGSTRTEKVSQFGSTPCKASYRCRDCLEPFDYFKCI, from the coding sequence GTGGCGACGGCGATACGTCCCTCGATCGCAGATGTGTGGCACTGGCTCTCGCAGGTGCCGGACCCGGAAATTCCGGTCATCTCCGTGGTCGACCTCGGCATCGTCCGCCGCGTCGCCTGGGATGGGGAGACGCTGGTGGTGACGGTGACGCCGACCTATTCGGGCTGTCCCGCCACGGCGGTCATCAATCTCGATATCGAGCGGCGGCTCAAGGAGAACGGCATCGACAATGTCAGGCTGGAACGCCAGCTCTCGCCCGCCTGGACCACCGACTGGATCAGCGCGGAGGGCCGCGAAAAGCTTGAAAGCTACGGCATTGCGGCGCCCGTCGACGGCACCGGAGCCGAGGGCAGGCTGTCGAAACGGATCGAAAGTCTCACGGGCGGCGCGGTGCTGATGGTCTCCTGTCCCCGCTGCGGCTCCACCCGGACCGAGAAGGTCAGCCAGTTCGGATCGACGCCCTGCAAGGCGAGTTATCGCTGCCGGGACTGTCTGGAGCCCTTCGACTATTTCAAATGCATCTGA
- the paaE gene encoding 1,2-phenylacetyl-CoA epoxidase subunit PaaE: MARFYPLQVTEVRRDTRDAVVVTLEPREEHRAAFDFTQGQYLTFRRLFGGEELRRSYSICAGLDEGALKVGIKRVDDGCFSSWATEQLKPGDTLEAMPPMGAFFTPIEPEAAKHYLGFAGGSGITPVLSLIKTVLAREPRSAFTLVYANRHFSSIMFREELDDLKNLYLGRLSVLHILESEAQEIDLFSGRLDQEKCTALFRSWIDVQSADIAFICGPEPMMLAVAAALRAHGLSDDRIKFELFAASQPGRAPLRVARGEHADRHATCQATVILDGGARSFALAKEGRSILEAALENGVDAPHACKAGICSSCRAKVLEGEVEMEANHALADYEVEQGYVLTCQSYPLSDRIVVSYDQ; encoded by the coding sequence ATGGCACGTTTTTATCCTCTTCAGGTCACCGAAGTCCGGCGCGATACGCGCGATGCCGTGGTCGTGACGCTCGAGCCGCGCGAGGAGCACCGCGCCGCGTTCGATTTCACCCAGGGGCAATATCTGACGTTCCGCCGCCTCTTCGGCGGCGAGGAGCTGCGCCGGTCGTATTCGATCTGCGCCGGTCTTGACGAAGGCGCCCTGAAGGTCGGCATCAAGCGCGTTGATGACGGCTGCTTCTCCAGCTGGGCGACTGAACAGCTCAAGCCGGGCGACACGCTGGAAGCCATGCCGCCGATGGGGGCATTCTTCACGCCTATCGAGCCGGAGGCGGCCAAACACTATCTTGGCTTTGCGGGCGGCAGCGGCATCACGCCGGTGCTCTCGCTCATAAAGACGGTGCTCGCGCGCGAGCCGCGGTCCGCGTTCACGCTGGTCTATGCCAACCGCCACTTCAGCTCGATCATGTTCCGCGAGGAACTGGACGATCTCAAGAACCTCTATCTGGGGCGGCTTTCCGTTCTGCACATCCTCGAGAGCGAAGCCCAGGAGATCGACCTGTTCAGCGGGCGGCTCGATCAGGAAAAATGCACTGCCCTGTTCCGTAGCTGGATCGACGTGCAGTCGGCCGATATCGCCTTCATCTGCGGGCCTGAGCCGATGATGCTCGCCGTCGCTGCAGCGCTTCGCGCGCACGGTCTCAGCGACGATCGCATCAAGTTCGAACTGTTCGCCGCTTCGCAGCCGGGCCGCGCCCCCCTGAGGGTCGCAAGGGGCGAGCATGCCGACCGGCATGCGACCTGCCAGGCGACGGTCATCCTCGACGGCGGTGCGCGCAGCTTCGCCTTGGCGAAGGAGGGGCGGAGCATCCTTGAAGCCGCGCTCGAAAATGGAGTGGACGCACCTCATGCCTGCAAGGCGGGGATCTGCTCTTCGTGCCGCGCAAAGGTGTTGGAAGGCGAGGTGGAGATGGAGGCCAATCACGCGCTGGCGGATTACGAGGTGGAGCAGGGCTATGTGCTGACCTGCCAATCCTATCCGCTCAGCGACCGCATCGTCGTCAGCTACGATCAGTGA
- the paaZ gene encoding phenylacetic acid degradation bifunctional protein PaaZ: protein MNVVADRPRRLESYIAGAWMRGAKDGVTLRDAATGAPVALVDSSGIDFAAALAYGREKGGPALRRMSFHERAMMLKALAQALMERKEEFYALSTATGATRPDSWIDIEGGIGTLFSYASKGRRELPNSHVLLDGGVEALSRDDTFSGQHILTAFQGVAVHINAFNFPCWGMLEKLAPTLLAGMPAIVKPASPTAYLAELMVRRIVDTGLLPEGALQLVCGSSGDLLDHVGGQDVVTFTGSATTGRKLKTHPAIVGNSVRFTMEADSLNAAVLGLDAVPGTEEFDLFVREVAREMTSKAGQKCTAIRRVIAPRAHCDALGAALGERLAKVQLGDPADEKARMGPLASIDQREEVRARIRDLTTDAEIVAGDPARPQLVSGDPEAGAFLNPVLLYCAKPGAARSVHDVEAFGPVSTVMPYDTAEEAVELVRRGRGSLVTSVFTNDPDIARDLVIGMAPFHGRVMIGNRLSAKSSTGHGSPLPALVHGGPGRAGGGEELGGMRGVMHYMQRTAVQGPPGLISAVTGRWMEGAPARIGGEHPFRKSLAELRIGDQLVTETRTVRLEDIEQFADFTGDTFYAHMDEEAARANPFFDGRVAHGYLVVSLAAGLFVDPAPGPVLANYGVDRLRFLTPVYPGDTLQVRLTCKEISPRMNAEHGEVRWDCHVTNQTGATVAQYDVLTMVAKTRGGEG from the coding sequence ATGAACGTAGTGGCGGACCGGCCGCGCCGGCTCGAAAGCTATATCGCCGGCGCCTGGATGCGCGGTGCGAAGGACGGCGTGACCCTTCGCGATGCTGCGACGGGCGCGCCGGTGGCGCTCGTCGATTCCAGCGGCATCGATTTCGCCGCCGCGCTTGCCTATGGACGCGAAAAGGGCGGGCCGGCGCTTCGCCGGATGTCGTTCCACGAGCGGGCGATGATGCTGAAGGCGCTTGCCCAGGCACTGATGGAGCGCAAGGAGGAATTCTATGCGCTCTCCACCGCCACGGGCGCCACGCGCCCGGACAGCTGGATCGACATCGAAGGCGGCATCGGCACGCTTTTCTCCTATGCCTCGAAGGGCAGGCGGGAATTGCCGAACAGCCATGTGCTCCTCGATGGCGGTGTCGAGGCGCTGTCACGCGACGATACGTTTTCCGGCCAGCATATTTTGACAGCGTTTCAGGGCGTCGCTGTGCATATCAACGCCTTCAACTTTCCCTGCTGGGGCATGCTCGAAAAGCTCGCGCCGACGCTGCTGGCGGGGATGCCTGCGATCGTCAAGCCTGCGAGCCCGACCGCCTATCTCGCCGAGCTGATGGTGCGGCGGATCGTCGACACCGGTTTGCTTCCGGAAGGGGCGCTCCAGCTCGTCTGCGGCTCCTCGGGCGATCTCCTGGATCATGTCGGCGGCCAGGACGTGGTGACCTTCACCGGCTCGGCTACGACCGGGCGCAAGCTCAAGACCCACCCCGCGATCGTCGGGAATTCGGTGCGCTTCACCATGGAGGCCGACAGCCTCAATGCGGCGGTTCTTGGGCTCGATGCGGTCCCTGGAACGGAGGAATTCGATCTCTTCGTCCGCGAAGTCGCCCGCGAAATGACGTCGAAGGCGGGGCAGAAGTGCACGGCCATCCGCCGGGTGATCGCGCCGCGCGCCCATTGCGACGCGCTGGGTGCAGCTCTCGGCGAGCGTCTCGCCAAGGTTCAGCTCGGCGATCCGGCTGACGAAAAGGCCCGGATGGGGCCGCTCGCAAGCATCGACCAGCGCGAAGAGGTAAGGGCGCGCATCCGCGATCTCACAACGGATGCAGAGATCGTCGCAGGCGATCCGGCAAGGCCGCAGCTTGTCTCCGGCGACCCGGAGGCGGGGGCTTTCCTCAATCCCGTCCTTCTCTATTGCGCCAAGCCGGGCGCAGCGCGGTCGGTTCACGATGTCGAGGCCTTCGGCCCCGTGAGCACCGTCATGCCCTATGATACGGCGGAAGAGGCGGTTGAACTCGTCCGGCGCGGAAGGGGGAGCCTCGTCACCTCCGTCTTCACCAATGATCCCGATATCGCGCGGGATCTGGTGATCGGCATGGCGCCGTTCCATGGCCGCGTGATGATCGGCAACCGCCTGAGCGCGAAATCCTCGACCGGGCACGGCTCGCCCCTGCCGGCTCTCGTCCACGGCGGCCCCGGGCGGGCGGGAGGCGGAGAGGAGCTGGGCGGCATGCGGGGCGTCATGCATTACATGCAGCGCACGGCCGTCCAGGGGCCGCCGGGTCTCATCTCGGCTGTCACCGGCCGATGGATGGAGGGAGCGCCCGCGCGGATCGGGGGTGAGCACCCCTTCCGCAAGTCGCTCGCCGAATTACGGATCGGCGACCAGCTGGTCACGGAGACACGCACGGTCAGGCTCGAAGATATCGAGCAGTTCGCCGATTTCACCGGCGACACCTTCTACGCGCATATGGACGAGGAGGCTGCGCGCGCCAATCCGTTCTTCGACGGCCGCGTCGCGCATGGCTATCTCGTCGTCTCCCTGGCCGCCGGTCTTTTCGTCGACCCCGCCCCGGGGCCGGTGCTCGCAAACTACGGCGTCGACAGGCTGCGCTTCCTGACGCCCGTCTATCCGGGCGACACGCTTCAGGTCCGGCTCACCTGCAAGGAGATCAGTCCGCGAATGAATGCCGAGCATGGGGAGGTGCGCTGGGACTGCCACGTCACCAACCAGACTGGCGCAACTGTCGCGCAGTATGATGTATTGACGATGGTGGCGAAGACGAGAGGCGGGGAAGGATGA
- a CDS encoding acyl-CoA thioesterase, which yields MTTEQETRHLVMTVLMTPDMANFSGKVHGGALLNLLDRVAFSCASRFSKQYAVTLSVDQVIFKEPIHVGELVTFRAAINYAGRTSMEVGIRVEAENIRAGTRRHTNSCYFTMVAVDDAGRPVAVPEYHPETATEKRRHQAAELRRTLRREFAHRLKTVAETGRDVGE from the coding sequence ATGACGACGGAGCAGGAGACGCGGCATCTGGTGATGACGGTTTTGATGACGCCGGACATGGCGAATTTCAGCGGAAAGGTTCATGGCGGAGCGCTTTTGAACCTGCTCGACCGCGTGGCCTTCTCCTGTGCGTCGCGCTTTTCGAAGCAATATGCGGTGACGCTTTCCGTTGATCAGGTGATCTTCAAGGAGCCGATCCATGTCGGTGAGCTCGTTACCTTCCGCGCGGCGATCAATTATGCCGGCCGTACCTCGATGGAGGTCGGCATAAGGGTGGAGGCGGAAAACATCCGGGCGGGCACACGGCGGCACACGAATTCCTGCTATTTCACGATGGTCGCCGTCGACGATGCAGGCCGTCCGGTCGCGGTGCCGGAGTACCATCCGGAGACGGCAACCGAGAAACGCCGCCACCAGGCAGCCGAATTGCGGCGCACGCTTCGGCGCGAATTCGCCCATCGGCTGAAGACGGTCGCAGAAACCGGGCGGGATGTGGGGGAATAG
- the paaG gene encoding 2-(1,2-epoxy-1,2-dihydrophenyl)acetyl-CoA isomerase PaaG translates to MSDTDTVLSAIEGGVLRLTLNRPDKLNAFNEEMHLALRAGFKRAHSDDDVRAVILTGAGRGFSAGQDLGDRDPRKGGMPDLGHTIETFYNPLLRLIRGLEKPIVCAVNGVAAGAGANIAFACDITLAARSARFIQAFGKIGLVPDSGGTWSLPRLIGEARAKALAMTAEPLDAETAASWGLIWRAVDDAALMDEASALAARLAAGPTKGFGLTKRAIQAAATRSFDEQLDLERDLQREAGRTADYAEGVTAFLDKRKPEFRGR, encoded by the coding sequence ATGTCCGATACCGACACCGTGCTGTCGGCGATTGAAGGCGGCGTGCTGCGCCTGACTCTCAACCGACCCGACAAGCTCAACGCCTTCAATGAGGAAATGCATCTGGCGCTGCGCGCCGGCTTCAAGCGCGCCCATTCGGACGACGATGTGCGTGCCGTGATCCTGACGGGAGCGGGGCGCGGCTTTTCCGCCGGCCAGGATCTCGGCGACCGCGATCCCCGCAAAGGCGGCATGCCGGACCTCGGCCACACGATCGAGACCTTCTACAATCCACTCCTGAGATTGATCCGCGGTCTGGAAAAACCGATCGTCTGCGCCGTCAACGGGGTAGCTGCAGGTGCCGGCGCCAATATCGCTTTCGCCTGCGACATCACGCTTGCCGCCCGCTCCGCCCGCTTCATCCAGGCCTTCGGAAAAATCGGACTGGTGCCCGATTCCGGCGGGACCTGGAGCTTGCCGCGGCTCATCGGCGAAGCCCGTGCCAAGGCGCTGGCGATGACGGCCGAACCGCTCGATGCGGAGACGGCGGCGAGTTGGGGGCTGATCTGGCGTGCCGTCGACGACGCGGCGCTGATGGACGAAGCTTCCGCGCTTGCAGCGCGGCTCGCGGCCGGACCGACCAAGGGGTTCGGTCTGACCAAGCGCGCGATCCAGGCCGCCGCCACCCGCTCCTTCGACGAACAGCTCGACCTCGAACGCGACCTGCAGCGCGAAGCCGGCCGCACCGCCGACTATGCGGAGGGCGTGACGGCTTTCCTGGATAAACGTAAGCCGGAATTCAGGGGCCGGTGA